In Bartonella bovis 91-4, the following proteins share a genomic window:
- a CDS encoding ribonuclease HII, producing MFRHVRNLSNVFNMPLQPDFSHELDLQEQGFFYIAGVDEVGRGPLAGPVVTAAVILDKNHIPEGLNDSKKFSAQQRNQLYGKILQNALTISVASICARAIDQSDIRKATLEAMRRCITGLAIPAHYVLVDGRDIPPHLPCPATALIKGDQRSVSIAAASIIAKVTRDRMMECAGRVYKGYGLEKHVGYATVAHRTAITQYGPILGLHRYSFAPLKEDYKDDIL from the coding sequence ATGTTTCGTCATGTTCGCAATTTGTCAAATGTATTTAATATGCCACTTCAACCAGATTTTTCACACGAATTGGATTTACAAGAACAAGGTTTCTTTTATATAGCAGGTGTTGACGAAGTTGGGCGAGGGCCTTTAGCTGGACCTGTAGTAACAGCAGCAGTTATCTTAGATAAAAACCACATTCCTGAAGGACTGAATGATTCAAAAAAATTTTCTGCTCAACAGCGCAATCAACTTTATGGTAAAATTTTGCAGAATGCATTGACGATTTCTGTGGCAAGTATTTGCGCCCGTGCGATTGATCAATCTGATATCAGAAAAGCAACTTTAGAAGCAATGCGTCGCTGTATTACGGGGCTTGCCATTCCAGCTCATTATGTGTTGGTTGATGGGCGTGATATTCCACCTCATTTGCCGTGTCCAGCAACTGCTTTGATCAAAGGTGATCAACGTTCGGTTTCAATTGCGGCAGCATCCATTATTGCCAAAGTAACACGTGATCGAATGATGGAATGTGCTGGGCGGGTTTATAAAGGTTATGGTTTAGAAAAACATGTAGGTTACGCAACAGTAGCACATCGTACGGCTATCACTCAATATGGACCCATTTTAGGGTTGCATCGTTATAGTTTTGCACCACTGAAAGAAGATTATAAGGATGATATTTTATGA
- a CDS encoding glycine--tRNA ligase subunit alpha, whose translation MNFPEYLNPARSFQGLILTLQNYWAQYGCAILQPYDMEVGAGTFHPATTLRSLGPRPWKVAYVQPSRRPTDGRYGKNPNRLQHYYQFQVLLKPSPPNLQELYINSLQAIGLDTKLHDIRFVEDDWESPTLGAWGLGWECWCDGMEISQFTYFQQICGIECMPVSGEITYGLERLAMYIQGVDNVYDLNFNGLDGANKISYRDIFLQAEQEYSHYNFEFADTKLLHQHFIDAERECIALLDVGKPNKENSCHRCVLPAYDQCIKASHIFNLLQARGVISVTERQSYILRIRDLARRCGEAFLSTEAGQAHTKGEV comes from the coding sequence GTGAACTTCCCCGAGTATCTCAATCCTGCACGTTCTTTTCAAGGGCTTATTTTAACTTTACAAAATTACTGGGCTCAATATGGATGTGCAATTCTGCAACCTTATGATATGGAAGTAGGTGCTGGAACTTTTCATCCAGCTACAACGTTACGTTCATTAGGACCGCGCCCTTGGAAAGTGGCTTATGTTCAACCTTCCCGACGTCCAACAGATGGTCGATACGGTAAAAACCCAAATCGTTTACAGCACTATTATCAATTTCAAGTACTTCTCAAACCCTCTCCTCCAAATTTACAAGAGCTTTACATTAACTCTCTACAAGCCATCGGCCTTGACACAAAACTGCATGACATTCGTTTTGTCGAAGATGATTGGGAAAGCCCAACACTTGGAGCTTGGGGGCTTGGATGGGAATGCTGGTGCGATGGAATGGAAATCTCTCAATTCACTTACTTTCAACAGATTTGTGGCATTGAGTGCATGCCAGTTTCAGGAGAAATTACTTATGGACTTGAACGCTTAGCAATGTATATCCAAGGAGTCGACAACGTCTATGATCTTAATTTTAATGGCTTAGATGGCGCAAACAAAATAAGTTATAGAGATATTTTTTTACAAGCAGAACAAGAATATTCACATTATAATTTTGAGTTTGCTGATACCAAACTGCTACATCAACATTTTATTGATGCAGAACGTGAATGTATCGCACTTCTTGATGTTGGAAAACCAAACAAAGAAAATAGTTGCCATCGATGTGTTTTACCAGCTTATGATCAATGTATTAAAGCTAGTCATATTTTTAATCTTCTTCAAGCACGTGGTGTTATTTCTGTAACCGAACGGCAAAGTTATATTCTCCGTATCCGTGATTTAGCACGCCGTTGTGGTGAAGCCTTTCTGTCAACTGAGGCTGGTCAAGCTCATACAAAAGGTGAAGTCTAA
- the glyS gene encoding glycine--tRNA ligase subunit beta — translation MSNLLLELFSEEIPARMQRKAAFDLKKCVTNQLVHTGLTYKAAREYWTPRRLTLDIRGLSTSSQDTYEERRGPSIKSPQHMIDGFLRATGLNDISEAHIAHDSKKGDFYVAKIIKKGRTAEEIIADILPNIIRNFPWPKSMRWGQDSAKIGALKWIRSLQNILCVFGPEIGETHIIPFTVGSLKSNNLTYGHRFLSDGKPIQIRRFDDYITLLEAHKVILDTEKRKNIILADAQNLCFANGLELVQDNTLLEEVAGLVEWPVVLMGDFDKSFLDIPPEIIRLTIRANQKCFVTRKQGEKIKLSNRFILISNVLANDGGKEITKGNSKVVRARLSDAFYFWQTDQHDLPDIAYLKDSAAKFDLDLNKPLDQRIAQLDYLNVTFHAKLGTQGARVERIAALAQKIAPLVQADPLLAKRAAILAKADLQTGIVAEFPELQGLMGRKYALLQGEDHHVAKAIEDHYKPLGPTDRIPREPTAIAVALADKIDLLVGFWLINEKPTSSKDPYALRRAALGIIKLVLSRDSKINLMPLFYQAVDLFLQHKIKYVSPKIEAAQQQNTLSEIKKDILLDLLSFLHERLKIYLKDEGARYDAIEAVLTKDADDFLLVARCIESLIVFINTNDGNDFLASVKRVVNILENQSSKGTTTTNTLNLELFIEAEEKQLYQAIVDVEKKVHDHINATNLSLALNALVPLKKPIDTFFEKVLVNDKNSAIRANRFALLERVRSVTQNVTDFSKLTI, via the coding sequence ATGTCTAATCTTCTTCTCGAGCTTTTTAGTGAAGAAATCCCCGCTCGCATGCAACGTAAAGCTGCTTTTGATCTAAAAAAATGTGTTACTAACCAACTTGTTCATACAGGATTAACTTATAAAGCTGCCCGTGAATATTGGACACCCCGCCGGTTAACATTAGATATACGTGGTCTTTCTACAAGCTCACAAGATACTTATGAAGAACGCAGAGGCCCTAGTATAAAATCACCACAACATATGATTGACGGTTTTTTGCGTGCCACAGGCCTCAATGACATTTCTGAAGCACATATTGCGCATGATAGTAAAAAAGGTGATTTTTATGTCGCTAAAATTATCAAAAAAGGTCGGACTGCAGAAGAAATTATTGCTGATATTTTGCCTAATATTATTCGTAATTTTCCATGGCCAAAATCCATGCGTTGGGGTCAAGATTCAGCCAAAATTGGAGCTCTGAAATGGATTCGATCTTTACAAAACATTCTTTGTGTTTTCGGACCAGAAATTGGTGAAACGCATATTATTCCATTTACAGTTGGCTCTCTTAAAAGCAATAATTTAACCTACGGTCATCGTTTCTTAAGTGATGGAAAACCTATCCAAATACGCCGCTTTGATGACTATATAACTCTTCTTGAAGCTCACAAAGTTATTCTGGATACAGAAAAGCGAAAAAATATTATCTTAGCAGACGCTCAAAATCTTTGTTTTGCTAACGGCTTAGAGCTGGTTCAAGATAATACTCTTTTGGAAGAAGTCGCAGGACTTGTTGAATGGCCTGTTGTTCTTATGGGCGATTTTGATAAAAGTTTTCTTGATATTCCTCCGGAAATTATCCGCTTGACTATTCGAGCTAATCAAAAATGCTTTGTAACTCGCAAACAGGGTGAAAAGATTAAACTATCTAATCGTTTTATCCTCATCTCTAATGTTCTTGCAAATGATGGTGGTAAGGAAATTACTAAGGGCAATAGCAAAGTTGTACGCGCTCGCCTTTCCGATGCATTTTATTTTTGGCAAACAGATCAACATGATTTACCGGACATCGCGTATCTAAAAGATTCTGCTGCAAAATTTGATCTTGATTTAAATAAACCTCTTGATCAGCGAATAGCACAGCTAGATTATTTAAATGTGACCTTCCATGCAAAGTTAGGGACGCAAGGCGCAAGGGTAGAAAGGATCGCTGCTTTAGCACAAAAAATTGCACCTTTAGTGCAAGCAGATCCTCTATTAGCGAAACGTGCAGCAATACTTGCAAAAGCTGATCTGCAAACAGGAATTGTTGCTGAATTTCCCGAGCTACAAGGGCTGATGGGGCGAAAATACGCACTTCTCCAAGGAGAAGATCACCACGTGGCCAAAGCAATTGAAGATCACTACAAACCTCTAGGACCAACAGATCGTATCCCGCGTGAACCTACCGCTATAGCGGTTGCATTAGCTGATAAAATTGACTTACTCGTTGGTTTTTGGCTTATTAATGAAAAACCAACCAGTTCAAAAGATCCTTATGCATTAAGGCGAGCAGCACTAGGAATTATAAAGCTTGTGCTTTCGCGTGATTCGAAAATTAATCTTATGCCACTCTTCTATCAAGCGGTTGATCTTTTTTTACAGCATAAAATCAAATATGTATCCCCCAAAATAGAGGCTGCACAACAACAAAACACTCTTTCAGAAATAAAAAAAGATATTTTATTAGATCTCTTGTCATTTTTACATGAACGTTTAAAAATTTATCTCAAAGATGAAGGAGCTCGTTATGATGCTATCGAAGCAGTTTTAACCAAAGATGCTGATGATTTTTTGTTAGTTGCACGCTGCATTGAATCTCTCATTGTTTTTATCAACACAAATGATGGAAATGACTTTTTAGCTTCTGTAAAACGTGTCGTAAATATTCTTGAAAATCAATCCTCTAAAGGAACTACAACAACAAACACACTTAACCTTGAACTTTTTATCGAAGCAGAAGAAAAACAATTATATCAAGCAATCGTTGACGTAGAAAAAAAGGTTCATGATCATATCAACGCAACTAATTTATCACTTGCACTCAATGCTCTTGTACCACTTAAAAAACCTATTGATACATTTTTTGAAAAAGTATTAGTAAACGATAAAAATTCCGCCATTCGCGCTAATCGCTTTGCTCTTCTTGAACGTGTCCGTTCAGTTACACAAAATGTCACGGATTTCTCGAAACTTACAATTTAA
- a CDS encoding polyprenyl synthetase family protein: MGAVIKQDHKKNNQVSSQALINLTKDDMERVNQLIISMAQADVEMIPEICNHLISSGGKRLRPMITLASADMFGYQGDGHIKLATAIEFMHTATLLHDDVVDESNLRRGKSTARMIWGNKASILVGDFLLGQAFKMIVDAGSMEALATLANAAAIIAEGEVMQLAAAQNIETNVSDYLKIINAKTAALFSAAAEVGPIIAGYKHEERLALREYGTSLGLAFQLVDDALDYSGSAEYLGKNIGDDFREGKITMPVIFSYTRGNAIEKAFWKQALENNNNNDESLAHARHLMEKYDSLTDTIEQARVYGKRAINALSSMKESPQKNAFIEIVDFCIARVN; the protein is encoded by the coding sequence TTGGGTGCTGTCATAAAACAAGATCATAAAAAAAATAACCAGGTTTCTTCACAAGCTCTCATCAACCTCACCAAAGATGATATGGAGCGCGTAAACCAATTAATTATCTCTATGGCTCAAGCAGATGTCGAAATGATCCCTGAAATTTGCAACCATCTTATTTCATCGGGAGGAAAGCGATTGCGTCCAATGATTACACTAGCTTCAGCTGATATGTTTGGATATCAAGGTGACGGGCATATAAAGCTTGCAACAGCAATTGAATTTATGCACACAGCAACTTTACTGCACGATGATGTAGTCGATGAAAGTAATCTCCGCCGTGGAAAATCTACCGCACGAATGATTTGGGGAAATAAAGCAAGTATACTTGTTGGTGATTTTCTTTTAGGGCAAGCTTTTAAAATGATCGTAGATGCTGGTTCTATGGAAGCGCTTGCTACTTTAGCAAACGCTGCAGCAATTATCGCTGAAGGAGAGGTCATGCAACTTGCTGCTGCCCAAAACATAGAAACCAATGTTTCAGACTATCTTAAAATCATTAATGCAAAAACAGCTGCACTTTTTTCAGCAGCCGCTGAAGTTGGGCCAATTATCGCTGGGTATAAACATGAGGAACGTTTAGCATTACGCGAATATGGCACATCATTAGGATTAGCTTTTCAATTGGTTGACGATGCACTTGATTATAGTGGCAGTGCTGAATATTTAGGAAAAAATATAGGTGATGATTTCCGAGAAGGCAAAATTACTATGCCTGTTATCTTTTCATATACACGTGGTAATGCAATAGAAAAAGCGTTTTGGAAACAAGCTCTTGAAAACAATAATAATAATGATGAATCTTTAGCACACGCACGACATTTAATGGAAAAATATGATAGCCTAACCGATACAATAGAACAGGCACGCGTCTATGGAAAACGTGCAATCAACGCTCTTTCTTCAATGAAGGAAAGTCCTCAAAAAAATGCATTCATTGAAATTGTTGATTTTTGTATTGCGCGTGTAAACTGA
- a CDS encoding 4-(cytidine 5'-diphospho)-2-C-methyl-D-erythritol kinase, whose translation MISGMQASLKEGLRILTPIKLNLALHVVGQRADSYHLLESLVYFSLSGDCLNYIPFTKDQFVVKGPFADGLVADSDNLVIRARDLMRKIFPENAKPAFFQLVKTLPIASGIGGGSGNAAGVLSILRRQWNLSCSCEELAEISLALGADVPMCLFALEYQQPLFIQGIGDDIMRLKEACSIAMVLVNHGQQIATPTIFQALEKRDRPHLKIDPTALKTVFSLVEALKETRNDLFAPALKIAPQLADVLYALDKSGALFSRMSGSGATCFGIFKDQQAAQKAAFLIKSAHPNWFVKSIMTVGRF comes from the coding sequence ATGATATCAGGTATGCAAGCTTCTCTTAAAGAGGGTCTTCGTATTTTAACACCTATTAAGTTGAATCTGGCTTTGCATGTCGTGGGTCAGCGCGCTGATAGTTACCATTTGTTAGAAAGTTTGGTCTATTTTAGCCTTAGTGGTGATTGTTTAAATTATATACCTTTTACAAAAGATCAATTTGTTGTAAAAGGTCCTTTTGCTGATGGACTTGTTGCTGATTCAGATAATCTAGTTATTCGCGCTCGTGATTTAATGCGCAAGATATTTCCTGAAAATGCTAAACCTGCCTTTTTTCAACTTGTTAAAACATTGCCTATTGCTTCGGGTATTGGTGGTGGATCAGGAAATGCTGCTGGGGTTCTTAGTATATTGCGTCGGCAGTGGAATCTTAGTTGTTCTTGTGAGGAATTAGCAGAAATTAGTTTGGCACTTGGTGCTGATGTACCGATGTGTCTGTTTGCATTAGAATACCAGCAGCCACTTTTTATTCAAGGGATTGGTGATGATATAATGCGGCTAAAAGAAGCCTGTTCTATTGCAATGGTATTAGTAAATCATGGTCAACAAATTGCAACACCCACTATTTTTCAGGCTTTAGAAAAACGTGATCGTCCTCATTTAAAGATTGATCCAACGGCTTTAAAGACGGTTTTTTCATTGGTTGAAGCTTTAAAAGAAACGCGTAATGATCTTTTTGCTCCTGCATTAAAAATTGCACCTCAATTGGCTGATGTTTTATATGCATTAGATAAAAGTGGAGCTCTTTTTTCTCGCATGTCTGGTTCGGGTGCAACTTGCTTTGGTATTTTTAAAGATCAACAAGCAGCACAGAAAGCAGCTTTCCTTATTAAATCGGCACATCCAAATTGGTTTGTTAAATCAATTATGACTGTGGGAAGGTTTTGA
- a CDS encoding tetratricopeptide repeat protein, translating into MHCVIKSCFFTFAIAGIVLMPSLTYSKIDSATDASSFTGAYLAGRVANHENETNLAINYFKQALTYNPNNIDAQKEVFEAMLSVGAFKEAVKQAKKLQEQNIHHPFISLTLSIDSLIKKNYKDIKPLPQPKTSPAINNPAFDVISAWATFGSGNHSQAIADLKKLLGPIWYNLFIHYHLALMSDLAKRPKDAKKYFMQALNNQQGAMVSPDTYERIIIAYASFQLRQKMRSQAIQTIQNGEKILSGREILKNIRQKIEKGANLDNPVKTPQQGAGEILYDFGTTLNRRKSEHVARIFEQLSLTLYPQNDATLFQLANVSAKLNDPYQAIKLYRALSPHSPYYREGQLQLALTLANNNQHTEAIKSLTSLEKKYPNDRTIYIALSAIHMQKNNFTEAVKVMNRAIAQRIDFQKDDWKLFYQRGIAFERLKHWTKAETDLRKALELFPDQPQVLNYLGYTLIDRNQKLEESLYMLQKASALQPKNGYILDSLGWAHYKLKQYNQAAEILETAVKLQPQDPTLNDHLGDVYWKVGRKREAVFQWNHAIDGQPENLEKIKEKLKFGLQDTTMLDHAKQ; encoded by the coding sequence ATGCACTGTGTAATAAAGTCTTGCTTTTTTACTTTCGCTATAGCTGGAATCGTGTTGATGCCCTCACTTACCTATAGCAAAATTGATTCAGCTACCGATGCAAGCTCATTTACAGGTGCTTATCTAGCAGGGAGAGTTGCAAATCATGAAAATGAAACTAATCTTGCTATCAATTATTTTAAACAAGCGCTTACCTATAACCCCAATAACATTGATGCACAAAAAGAAGTCTTCGAAGCAATGCTTTCAGTAGGCGCATTTAAAGAGGCTGTTAAACAAGCAAAAAAATTACAAGAACAAAATATTCATCACCCTTTCATTTCCCTGACATTGTCAATAGATAGCCTCATCAAAAAAAATTACAAAGACATTAAACCTCTCCCACAACCAAAAACATCTCCTGCAATCAATAACCCAGCTTTTGATGTGATAAGCGCTTGGGCTACATTTGGATCAGGTAATCACTCTCAAGCAATAGCCGATCTTAAAAAGCTTCTAGGACCTATTTGGTACAATCTTTTTATACACTACCACCTTGCTCTTATGAGCGATCTAGCAAAACGCCCTAAAGATGCAAAAAAATATTTCATGCAAGCATTAAACAATCAGCAGGGTGCTATGGTCTCTCCTGATACCTATGAACGTATTATTATAGCTTATGCTTCATTTCAATTGCGTCAAAAAATGCGTAGCCAAGCTATTCAAACCATTCAGAACGGCGAAAAAATATTGTCAGGTCGAGAGATACTTAAAAACATCCGACAAAAAATTGAAAAAGGCGCTAATTTAGACAATCCCGTTAAAACACCTCAACAAGGAGCAGGTGAAATATTGTATGACTTTGGAACAACACTCAATCGAAGAAAATCAGAACATGTTGCACGAATCTTCGAACAATTATCTCTGACTTTATACCCTCAAAATGACGCTACATTGTTCCAACTAGCAAACGTCTCTGCTAAATTGAATGATCCTTATCAAGCGATTAAACTTTATCGTGCTTTATCACCCCATTCGCCTTATTATAGAGAAGGGCAATTGCAGCTTGCATTAACACTTGCCAATAACAATCAACACACTGAAGCTATTAAATCATTAACATCATTAGAGAAAAAATATCCTAATGATCGCACTATTTATATAGCGCTATCGGCTATTCATATGCAAAAAAATAACTTTACTGAAGCTGTTAAAGTTATGAATCGTGCTATTGCACAGAGGATAGATTTTCAAAAAGATGATTGGAAACTCTTTTATCAACGCGGTATTGCATTTGAACGTTTAAAACATTGGACAAAAGCCGAAACTGATTTACGAAAAGCACTTGAATTATTCCCTGATCAGCCGCAAGTCCTTAATTATCTAGGTTATACACTTATTGATCGTAATCAAAAACTTGAAGAATCATTATATATGCTTCAAAAAGCCTCAGCATTACAACCCAAAAATGGTTACATTCTCGATTCTCTGGGATGGGCCCATTATAAACTAAAGCAATATAATCAAGCTGCTGAAATATTGGAAACTGCCGTCAAATTGCAGCCTCAAGACCCAACATTAAACGATCATCTAGGCGATGTTTATTGGAAAGTTGGGCGCAAACGTGAAGCAGTATTTCAATGGAATCACGCTATTGATGGACAACCAGAGAATTTAGAGAAAATCAAAGAAAAGCTGAAATTTGGTTTGCAAGACACAACAATGCTTGACCATGCGAAGCAATAG
- a CDS encoding L-threonylcarbamoyladenylate synthase: protein MTILPLNSASIKKAVEVLKQGQLVALPTETVYGLAGDATNGKAVASIFFTKKRPQFNPLIVHVSDIVMAEHYVEIDVLSRRFMEAFWPGPLTLVLPLKVNHNIHPLTTSGLDTLAVRFPVGGFAEVIRHFGRPLAAPSANQSGGLSPTSAVSVFASLGVSVPLIIDGGSSKIGLESTIIKVFNQNVYLLRPGGLTTEEIEEVAGQSLKRLDQHDAIEAPGMLKSHYAPNALVRLNAQKVESNEALLAFGPKRIVGSENAISILNLSESGQLEEAAFHLFDYMKQLDSLNVKCIAVESIPFYGLGVAINDRLMRAAAPRGE, encoded by the coding sequence ATGACAATCCTGCCTCTTAATAGTGCTTCAATAAAAAAAGCAGTTGAAGTCCTTAAGCAGGGTCAATTAGTAGCTTTGCCGACAGAAACTGTTTATGGATTGGCTGGAGATGCAACTAATGGAAAAGCAGTTGCTTCTATTTTTTTCACAAAAAAACGGCCGCAATTTAATCCCCTTATTGTTCATGTAAGTGACATTGTTATGGCAGAACATTATGTGGAAATTGATGTGCTTTCACGTCGATTCATGGAAGCATTTTGGCCGGGACCTTTGACATTAGTTTTACCCTTAAAGGTTAATCATAATATTCATCCTTTAACGACTTCTGGTCTTGATACATTAGCTGTTCGTTTTCCTGTTGGTGGTTTTGCAGAAGTTATTCGACATTTTGGTCGACCTTTAGCTGCTCCCAGTGCAAATCAATCGGGGGGTCTTAGTCCTACTTCAGCTGTATCTGTATTTGCCTCTTTAGGGGTATCAGTGCCTTTAATTATTGATGGAGGATCTTCTAAGATAGGGCTTGAATCAACAATTATTAAGGTTTTTAATCAAAATGTCTATTTATTGCGTCCTGGAGGGTTAACTACTGAAGAAATTGAAGAAGTGGCGGGGCAGTCTTTAAAACGATTAGATCAACATGATGCAATTGAGGCACCAGGTATGTTAAAGTCACATTATGCTCCTAATGCTTTGGTACGTTTAAATGCACAAAAAGTAGAGAGTAACGAAGCACTTTTAGCATTTGGTCCGAAGCGCATTGTAGGTTCTGAAAATGCTATTTCTATTTTAAATTTAAGTGAAAGTGGTCAATTGGAAGAAGCTGCATTCCATTTGTTTGACTATATGAAACAGTTGGATTCATTAAATGTAAAGTGCATTGCAGTGGAGTCTATTCCATTTTACGGATTGGGTGTAGCTATTAATGATCGTTTAATGCGTGCTGCAGCTCCAAGAGGGGAATGA
- a CDS encoding S49 family peptidase: protein MIDNIKNLVPRRFLSNKLEIPVVRLHGAIMDSTSVMARTLSLGRCASLLDKAFADKKAPAVVLIINSPGGSPVQSRLIFQRIRDLANEKNKQVLVFIEDVAASGGYMIACAGDEIFADPSSIVGSIGVVSASFGFPELLKKIGVERRVYTAGKNKVVLDPFQPEKKMGVEHLKSLQLEVHQIFIDLVKERRASKLSDDSDIFTGMFWSGKKGVELGLVDQLGDVRSVIKSRFGHETKLRLISPSKSFLGPKMPSGITSDMVYTVVDSAWMAAEERALWQRYGL, encoded by the coding sequence TTGATTGACAATATTAAAAATCTTGTTCCACGTCGTTTTCTTTCCAATAAACTTGAAATTCCTGTAGTACGTCTTCATGGGGCAATTATGGATTCAACTTCAGTTATGGCCCGTACGCTTTCATTGGGTAGATGTGCTTCCCTTTTAGATAAGGCTTTTGCCGATAAAAAAGCACCAGCTGTTGTTTTAATTATCAATTCTCCTGGTGGTTCACCTGTGCAGTCACGTCTCATTTTTCAGCGTATTCGGGATTTGGCAAATGAGAAGAATAAACAGGTTCTCGTATTTATTGAAGATGTAGCAGCATCAGGTGGTTATATGATTGCTTGCGCCGGAGATGAAATTTTTGCTGATCCTTCTTCTATTGTGGGTTCTATTGGGGTTGTCTCAGCTTCTTTTGGTTTTCCTGAGCTTTTGAAGAAAATTGGTGTGGAGCGTCGTGTTTATACAGCAGGAAAAAACAAGGTTGTATTAGATCCATTTCAGCCAGAAAAGAAGATGGGTGTTGAACATTTGAAATCTTTGCAACTTGAAGTTCACCAAATTTTTATTGATTTAGTTAAAGAGCGACGTGCATCGAAGTTATCAGATGATTCAGATATTTTTACAGGGATGTTTTGGAGTGGAAAAAAAGGTGTTGAGCTTGGCTTGGTTGATCAATTGGGTGATGTGCGCTCTGTTATTAAAAGTCGGTTTGGTCATGAAACAAAACTTCGATTAATTTCTCCTTCCAAGAGCTTTTTAGGACCTAAAATGCCTTCGGGGATTACTTCTGATATGGTTTATACAGTAGTTGATAGTGCGTGGATGGCAGCAGAAGAGCGTGCGCTTTGGCAACGATATGGTTTGTAG
- a CDS encoding tRNA1(Val) (adenine(37)-N6)-methyltransferase, translated as MTSHSDETIDEFHRGKFYLVQPRLQGHRSGMDAMLLASLVPNHFKGKVVDLGAGAGAAGLAVASRCFETHVTLVERSAFMISYAQKTLALKQNKKLSDRVCLLEADVALKGNARLKAGLMDNVFDFAIMNPPFNNPVDRKTPDEQKSEAHVMPEAMFDNWLRSAAAIIKPGGYLGLIARPQSLNDILHALEGRFGNICIIPVHSRAKTAATRILFYAKRGSRAALSILPALIVHEGEGHAFSPHVDAINNGCISLWELF; from the coding sequence ATGACAAGTCATAGTGATGAGACAATTGATGAATTTCATCGTGGGAAGTTTTACTTAGTTCAACCACGTTTGCAAGGGCATCGTTCTGGTATGGACGCTATGTTGTTAGCTAGTCTGGTTCCTAATCACTTTAAAGGAAAGGTTGTTGATTTAGGTGCAGGTGCAGGTGCAGCGGGATTAGCAGTTGCTTCACGTTGTTTTGAAACTCATGTTACATTAGTTGAACGGTCAGCTTTTATGATATCTTATGCTCAAAAAACGCTTGCGCTGAAACAAAATAAAAAGTTATCTGACCGAGTGTGCTTGTTAGAAGCAGATGTTGCTTTAAAAGGTAATGCACGCTTAAAGGCAGGTCTGATGGATAATGTTTTTGATTTTGCGATTATGAATCCACCTTTTAATAATCCTGTGGATCGCAAAACACCTGATGAACAAAAATCTGAGGCACATGTTATGCCTGAAGCAATGTTTGACAATTGGTTACGCAGTGCAGCGGCAATTATTAAACCAGGTGGATATCTAGGGTTGATTGCACGCCCCCAATCACTTAATGATATATTACATGCTTTGGAGGGGCGCTTTGGTAATATATGTATAATTCCCGTTCACTCTCGAGCTAAAACGGCTGCAACTCGTATTTTGTTTTATGCAAAACGGGGAAGTCGAGCAGCTTTATCTATATTGCCGGCATTAATTGTGCATGAAGGTGAAGGTCATGCTTTTTCACCACATGTTGATGCAATTAATAATGGGTGTATAAGTTTATGGGAACTTTTTTAA